From Woronichinia naegeliana WA131, the proteins below share one genomic window:
- a CDS encoding ISAs1 family transposase — protein MDGKTKRGSYDREKGLNALHSISAWSSERGLMLAQKKVDSKSNEIKAVPLLLKLLNIKGAVVTLDAMGTQTEIAKQIKQGEGDYVGLAEKVKKRKKCGLGKYGLKKHR, from the coding sequence ATAGATGGAAAAACGAAAAGAGGTTCTTATGATAGGGAAAAAGGACTAAATGCGTTACACAGCATAAGTGCGTGGAGTAGTGAGCGGGGACTGATGTTAGCGCAAAAGAAAGTAGATAGTAAATCTAATGAAATAAAAGCAGTCCCCTTGTTACTGAAGTTACTTAACATCAAGGGGGCAGTAGTAACCCTAGATGCAATGGGAACGCAGACAGAAATCGCAAAACAAATAAAGCAAGGTGAAGGTGACTATGTAGGGCTTGCTGAAAAAGTCAAAAAACGAAAGAAATGTGGGTTAGGGAAGTATGGACTGAAAAAGCATAGATAA
- a CDS encoding ISAs1 family transposase, whose translation MAKGFGARVLTPQQEKEVKIIKRSILKHFQCLKEPRTGRRQDHNLTAIVTIGILAVLSGADGFVAIEAYGKAKREWLEMFLELPKGIPSHDTFGRVFGMLETEELEKSFLSWISSLTEKMDIELIQISNSKFAL comes from the coding sequence ATGGCAAAAGGCTTCGGCGCAAGAGTTCTAACCCCACAACAAGAAAAAGAAGTCAAAATTATCAAAAGAAGCATACTGAAACATTTTCAGTGCCTAAAAGAACCGAGAACAGGGAGAAGGCAAGACCATAACTTAACAGCAATTGTCACCATAGGAATATTGGCAGTATTGTCAGGGGCAGATGGCTTCGTAGCAATTGAAGCCTATGGCAAAGCCAAACGAGAATGGCTAGAAATGTTTCTAGAGTTACCAAAGGGAATTCCCTCTCACGATACCTTTGGAAGAGTATTTGGAATGTTGGAAACAGAAGAACTAGAAAAAAGTTTTCTGAGCTGGATAAGCAGTCTAACGGAGAAAATGGACATAGAGCTGATACAGATCAGCAATTCTAAATTTGCCCTGTAG
- a CDS encoding transposase, with the protein MYSEEKCKEIIEHHPDSCKCCGEKPRGIDPNPYRHQIVEIPPIVLEIVEHRLHERVCDNCGQKTRAILPPEVERSGYGERVVALVSLMSGMYRHSHRMVVSALSDYFGLKIGLGTVSRLRNQGSEAVSIAVEEAKVYVQSQRIVEADETGFKQGNADGKNPEKKKAWLWVAVTPLVTQGNRILFVTKNTDKKREI; encoded by the coding sequence TTGTATTCAGAAGAAAAGTGTAAGGAAATTATCGAACACCATCCTGATAGCTGTAAGTGTTGCGGTGAAAAACCAAGGGGAATAGACCCAAACCCCTATCGTCATCAAATAGTAGAGATACCGCCCATCGTTCTAGAAATAGTAGAACATAGGCTACATGAAAGAGTTTGTGATAATTGTGGACAAAAAACGAGAGCGATATTACCCCCAGAAGTAGAAAGGAGTGGTTATGGGGAAAGAGTAGTAGCCCTAGTGTCATTGATGAGTGGGATGTATCGTCATTCTCACCGTATGGTAGTGTCAGCTCTGTCGGATTATTTTGGATTGAAAATAGGATTAGGAACAGTTAGTCGTTTGAGAAATCAGGGCAGTGAGGCCGTATCAATAGCTGTAGAGGAAGCCAAAGTTTATGTACAAAGTCAGAGAATAGTGGAAGCGGATGAGACAGGATTCAAGCAGGGAAATGCTGATGGCAAAAATCCAGAGAAAAAAAAGGCTTGGTTATGGGTGGCTGTGACTCCCTTAGTGACTCAGGGTAATCGCATCTTATTTGTTACAAAAAATACAGACAAAAAGAGAGAAATATAG
- a CDS encoding Zeta toxin family protein: MLQRLNYCVVHQMDFAFKTTLSGQNYIRFLKQCQNQNYQINLIFFWLNSPDLAIARVRQRVASGGHNIPEDIIIRRYYRGLKNLTQFYLTLCYTWRIYDNSTFPSQLIVEKEPSQNPIIYNTTIYHQIWNISHE, from the coding sequence ATGTTACAAAGGTTAAATTATTGTGTTGTTCATCAAATGGACTTTGCCTTTAAAACAACTTTGTCAGGACAGAATTATATTCGTTTTTTAAAACAATGTCAGAACCAAAATTATCAAATAAATTTAATTTTTTTCTGGCTAAATAGTCCAGACCTTGCCATTGCGAGAGTTCGTCAAAGAGTTGCAAGTGGTGGTCATAATATCCCAGAAGATATTATTATTCGCCGCTATTATCGAGGACTAAAAAATTTAACTCAATTCTACCTTACTCTTTGCTATACTTGGAGAATCTACGATAACTCGACTTTTCCCTCACAACTGATTGTTGAAAAGGAACCTTCTCAAAATCCCATTATTTATAATACTACGATCTATCATCAAATTTGGAATATAAGCCATGAGTAA
- a CDS encoding phycobilisome rod-core linker polypeptide, which yields MSVKASGGSSLARPQLYQTVPVSAITQAEQQDRFLGRSELNELTAYFQSGAIRLGIADTLTRNADLIVSRAANRIFTGGSPMAYLEKPAVTAVEGGQSLQETMKLGTVTYADSSGSGNGLFGGLRTVFNSAGPTPPGFRPINISRYGPSNMQKSLRDMSWFLRYVTYAIVAGDPSIIIVNTRGLKEVIENACSIDAAIVAIQEMRASSLDYFRQDKAALQIVADYFDILLAELKAPTPGTKLRQGPSGDIQGLALPQSYFNAAEKRQKFVMKPGMSETEKSSVVKAAYRQVFERDITRAYSQSISDLESKVRNGEISTKEFIRRLGKSPLYRKQFYEPFINSRALELAFRHFLGRGPSSREEVQKYFSIVSSGGLGALVDALVDSQEYSDYFGEETVPYIRGLGVEAQECRNWGMQQDLFSYSAPFRKVPQFITTYAQYDRPLPDQHVYGSGNDPLEIQFGAIFPKETRSPNSSPSPFGKDTRRILIHRGPAVNNQLSNPGARGEQPGSLGAKVFRLNNQLPGSGKSGNIKFGEISTQAVIGAAYRQVFGRDVYEGQRLSVAEIQLENGDISVREFVKRLAKSELFLKLYWTPYYVCKAIEYIHRRLLGRPTYGRQEMNAYFDLASKKGFYALVDIMIDSKEYEEAFGEDTVPYERYLTPAGLQLRSLRPGNIGEGIGTKVEKEETPRFIELGQVSSLRTEPEIHFRMNQGVSTQRQQSKVFKLLTNLDKVAVQTTVRAAYRQIFERDLEPYIIQAEFTALESKLSNAEITVKEFIEALGCSDLYIKEFYAPHPNTKVIELGTKHFLGRAPLNQKEIQKYNQILANQGLRAFVTAMINSMEYLQLFGEDTVPYRRFPTLPAANFPNTEKLYNKLTKQDSELVVPSFKPVKTGV from the coding sequence ATGAGTGTTAAGGCAAGTGGTGGAAGCTCGTTAGCGCGGCCCCAACTCTATCAAACCGTTCCCGTATCAGCTATTACTCAAGCTGAACAACAGGATCGTTTCTTGGGTCGGTCAGAACTCAATGAGTTAACGGCTTATTTTCAATCCGGCGCGATCCGTCTGGGGATTGCAGACACGCTGACCCGTAATGCTGACTTAATTGTTTCTCGTGCTGCCAACCGTATTTTTACGGGAGGATCGCCAATGGCTTACCTAGAGAAGCCGGCTGTTACTGCCGTAGAGGGAGGACAGAGCCTACAGGAAACCATGAAGTTAGGGACTGTCACCTATGCCGACAGCAGTGGGAGTGGTAACGGCTTATTTGGTGGTTTGCGGACAGTTTTTAACAGTGCAGGCCCAACGCCTCCTGGTTTCCGTCCGATCAACATCTCCCGTTATGGCCCTAGCAATATGCAGAAGTCACTACGGGATATGTCCTGGTTTCTGCGCTATGTAACCTATGCGATCGTAGCGGGTGATCCCAGCATCATTATCGTTAATACTCGTGGATTAAAGGAAGTTATCGAGAATGCTTGCTCTATTGATGCGGCGATCGTGGCTATCCAAGAAATGCGAGCTTCCTCTCTAGACTATTTCCGTCAAGACAAAGCGGCCCTGCAAATTGTGGCGGACTATTTTGACATTTTGTTAGCGGAATTAAAAGCTCCTACCCCAGGCACCAAATTACGTCAAGGCCCCTCTGGAGACATTCAAGGTTTAGCGTTACCTCAAAGTTACTTTAACGCCGCCGAAAAACGACAAAAGTTCGTTATGAAGCCAGGGATGTCAGAAACCGAAAAATCTTCTGTGGTTAAAGCAGCCTATCGGCAAGTCTTTGAGCGGGATATCACCCGTGCTTATAGCCAATCTATTTCTGATTTGGAATCAAAGGTGAGAAATGGAGAGATTTCCACCAAGGAATTTATCCGTCGTTTAGGAAAATCGCCTCTCTACCGCAAACAATTTTATGAACCCTTTATTAACAGTCGTGCTTTAGAATTAGCTTTCCGTCACTTCCTTGGCCGTGGCCCTAGTTCTCGCGAAGAAGTTCAGAAGTATTTCTCTATTGTTTCTAGTGGTGGTCTGGGAGCCTTGGTTGATGCTCTCGTCGATTCCCAGGAATATTCGGACTATTTTGGCGAAGAAACTGTTCCCTATATTCGGGGTTTAGGGGTAGAGGCTCAGGAATGTCGTAATTGGGGGATGCAGCAAGACCTGTTTAGTTACAGTGCACCTTTCCGCAAAGTTCCTCAATTCATTACCACCTACGCACAATACGATCGCCCCTTACCGGATCAACACGTCTATGGTTCGGGCAATGATCCCCTGGAAATCCAATTTGGTGCAATCTTCCCGAAAGAAACCCGTAGTCCCAATAGTAGTCCTTCTCCCTTTGGTAAGGATACACGCCGTATCCTGATCCACCGTGGCCCGGCGGTTAATAATCAACTCAGCAATCCTGGGGCGCGAGGTGAACAACCTGGCTCCTTGGGCGCAAAAGTCTTCCGTCTCAATAACCAATTACCCGGCAGTGGCAAGAGCGGCAATATCAAGTTTGGGGAAATTTCCACTCAAGCTGTGATTGGAGCCGCCTATCGTCAAGTTTTTGGTCGGGATGTCTATGAGGGTCAACGGCTCTCGGTGGCAGAAATCCAATTGGAAAATGGTGACATTTCGGTACGTGAGTTTGTCAAACGCTTGGCTAAATCGGAATTGTTCCTGAAACTTTATTGGACTCCTTACTATGTTTGTAAGGCGATTGAATATATTCACCGTCGTCTCTTAGGTCGTCCTACCTATGGCCGTCAGGAAATGAATGCCTACTTTGATCTGGCTTCCAAAAAGGGTTTCTATGCCCTGGTTGATATCATGATCGACAGTAAAGAGTATGAAGAGGCCTTTGGGGAAGATACTGTTCCCTACGAGCGTTATCTCACTCCGGCTGGTTTACAACTGCGATCGCTGCGTCCTGGTAACATTGGTGAAGGAATCGGCACGAAGGTTGAGAAGGAAGAAACACCTCGCTTCATTGAACTGGGTCAAGTTTCCAGCCTTCGCACTGAACCTGAGATCCACTTCCGTATGAACCAAGGCGTTTCGACTCAACGTCAACAAAGCAAGGTCTTCAAACTGTTAACCAACCTGGATAAAGTGGCGGTACAAACCACTGTTCGGGCTGCTTACCGTCAGATCTTTGAGCGTGACTTGGAACCCTATATCATCCAAGCAGAATTTACGGCACTGGAAAGCAAACTCAGCAATGCGGAAATTACCGTTAAAGAGTTTATCGAAGCTTTAGGTTGCTCGGATCTCTATATCAAAGAGTTTTATGCTCCTCATCCCAATACAAAAGTCATTGAATTGGGAACTAAGCACTTCCTCGGTCGTGCTCCCCTCAATCAAAAAGAGATCCAGAAATATAACCAAATTCTGGCCAATCAAGGACTTCGGGCTTTTGTTACGGCCATGATTAATAGCATGGAGTACCTACAACTCTTTGGCGAAGATACGGTTCCCTATCGTCGCTTCCCCACTTTACCCGCCGCTAACTTCCCCAATACCGAGAAACTTTACAACAAGCTGACTAAGCAAGATAGCGAGTTAGTGGTTCCTAGTTTCAAGCCGGTTAAGACTGGGGTCTAA
- a CDS encoding DNA-directed RNA polymerase subunit omega — protein MQKRTPFDSSHVMYSSEELLKAASNRYQITVQIANRAKRNRYQDFDSMDDPIMKPVIRAIVEMCDELTQPEIISD, from the coding sequence ATGCAAAAACGGACTCCCTTTGATTCTTCTCATGTGATGTATAGCTCTGAAGAGTTACTTAAGGCTGCTTCTAATCGCTATCAAATTACGGTTCAAATTGCTAATCGAGCCAAACGCAACCGTTACCAAGATTTTGACAGCATGGACGATCCGATTATGAAGCCGGTGATTCGGGCGATCGTTGAAATGTGTGATGAATTAACTCAACCTGAAATTATCAGTGATTAG
- a CDS encoding helix-turn-helix domain-containing protein has product MPRLAPKELKLEAKEREHLEKLINRHTTEQQIALRAKIVLLADEGENNREIARKIKISPPQADGVWKMFCSQTDGFHCNFKFFAASSGELTQERLKISRKMASQWRERWIAGQKSEIEITERIKDAERSGAPAKFKREQILKLFKLACDDPKNYERPISHWTGRELAEELVKQGIVESISPRQVGRLWEEADIKPHQSGYWLNPPPDPNFGEKVNDICQAYESAILGEEKGELVSSDQSWKKLWCKALRK; this is encoded by the coding sequence ATGCCCCGATTAGCCCCCAAAGAGTTAAAGTTGGAAGCAAAAGAACGAGAACATCTAGAAAAACTGATAAATCGTCATACAACAGAGCAGCAAATTGCCTTAAGGGCAAAAATAGTGCTTCTGGCAGATGAGGGAGAAAATAATCGAGAAATTGCTAGAAAAATCAAAATTTCCCCGCCGCAAGCGGACGGGGTATGGAAGATGTTTTGCTCGCAAACCGACGGTTTCCATTGCAACTTTAAATTTTTCGCTGCAAGCAGCGGGGAATTAACCCAAGAAAGATTAAAAATCAGCCGAAAAATGGCAAGTCAATGGAGAGAAAGATGGATAGCAGGACAGAAAAGTGAAATAGAAATAACAGAAAGAATCAAAGATGCTGAACGTAGTGGAGCACCCGCCAAGTTTAAACGCGAACAAATCTTGAAGTTGTTCAAATTAGCCTGTGATGACCCAAAGAATTATGAGCGTCCGATAAGTCACTGGACAGGACGAGAATTAGCCGAGGAATTAGTAAAGCAAGGAATAGTGGAAAGTATATCTCCTCGACAGGTAGGAAGATTATGGGAAGAAGCAGATATTAAACCCCATCAGTCAGGATACTGGCTGAATCCCCCCCCTGACCCAAATTTTGGGGAAAAAGTGAATGATATCTGCCAAGCCTATGAGAGTGCAATTTTAGGAGAGGAAAAGGGGGAACTGGTATCGTCTGATCAAAGTTGGAAAAAGTTATGGTGTAAGGCTTTGAGAAAATAG
- a CDS encoding IS1 family transposase → MSILKKSSMEILNDVGLCQEKEDALFKKNCPHCYSENVKIHSHYQTKGNGERKMFICQECSSCFAETYGSVIAGLETPLSEIVKVLKARMEGIGLNAAARVFGYAKTTILNWEKKLSGLQETLFLYALVNEFFKLVIEEDELYTKVGKNKEASASEGWTIVLMDRASRFIWHLKCGRKEQKLFLEAMMTVAELFERSAESLQLFTDGEKRYSQLLFNICHEVLRTGKRGRPTKVLPKGLVVRLKNKSSKRRDSEGKLKKVETPKPEHPETTEKPAEKDVHANHVEAFNSAIRRYLAAFRRRTNTYAKSVVGLQRVLDIFWMVHNFVRSHFTTREVPAVALGIIEKGLTWEDLLQIRLIF, encoded by the coding sequence ATGTCAATATTAAAGAAAAGCTCTATGGAAATCCTGAATGATGTTGGCTTGTGCCAAGAGAAAGAGGATGCCTTATTCAAGAAAAACTGTCCTCATTGCTATAGTGAAAACGTAAAAATACATTCTCATTATCAAACGAAAGGTAACGGGGAACGTAAAATGTTCATTTGTCAAGAATGTAGTTCTTGTTTTGCTGAGACTTATGGTAGCGTAATCGCTGGCTTAGAAACCCCATTAAGTGAAATTGTAAAAGTATTAAAAGCCAGAATGGAAGGAATAGGATTAAATGCAGCAGCCCGAGTATTTGGCTACGCGAAAACAACAATATTGAATTGGGAAAAGAAATTATCAGGATTACAAGAGACATTATTTTTATACGCCTTAGTGAATGAATTTTTTAAATTAGTAATAGAAGAAGATGAACTATACACAAAAGTTGGAAAAAATAAAGAAGCAAGTGCCTCTGAGGGGTGGACAATCGTGCTCATGGACAGGGCTAGCCGCTTTATTTGGCATTTAAAATGTGGTCGAAAAGAGCAGAAATTATTTCTAGAAGCAATGATGACGGTAGCGGAATTATTTGAAAGGAGTGCAGAATCTCTCCAGTTATTTACAGATGGAGAAAAGCGATATAGTCAACTGCTATTTAATATTTGTCACGAAGTATTAAGGACTGGAAAGCGAGGTCGTCCCACCAAAGTATTACCGAAGGGTCTTGTAGTAAGACTAAAAAATAAGAGTAGTAAACGTCGAGATTCTGAGGGTAAACTAAAGAAAGTAGAAACTCCGAAACCAGAACATCCAGAGACAACAGAAAAACCAGCAGAAAAGGACGTCCATGCCAACCACGTTGAGGCCTTTAATAGTGCTATCCGACGCTATTTAGCCGCCTTTCGTCGTCGTACAAATACTTATGCTAAATCTGTTGTGGGATTACAGCGAGTACTAGATATTTTCTGGATGGTTCATAACTTTGTTCGCAGCCATTTTACGACTAGAGAAGTTCCTGCTGTAGCTCTCGGTATAATTGAAAAAGGGTTAACTTGGGAGGACTTACTCCAAATTCGCCTGATTTTTTGA
- a CDS encoding IS1 family transposase, translating into MSTLNKSSIDLLSDIGLPQEKEEALFQKNCPHCYSEKVKIHSHYQTKGNGERKMFICQECGSCFAETYGSVIAGLETPLSEIVKVLKARMEGIGLNAAARVFGYAKTTILNWEKKLSGLQETLFLYALVNEFVKLVIEGDELYTKVGKNKEASASEGWTIVLMDRASRFIWYLKCGKKEQKLFLEAMMTVAELFERSAESLQLFTDGEKRYSQLLFNICHEVLRTGKRGRPTKVLPKGMVVRLKNKSSKRRDSEGKLEKVETPKTEHPETTEKPEDKDVHANHVEAFNSSLRRYLAAFRRRTNTYAKSVVGLQRVLDIFWMVHNFVRSHFTTKKVPAVALGIIQKGLTWEDLLQIRLIC; encoded by the coding sequence ATGTCAACATTGAATAAAAGCTCAATTGACCTCCTAAGTGATATTGGCTTACCTCAAGAGAAAGAGGAAGCCTTATTTCAGAAAAACTGCCCTCATTGCTATAGTGAAAAAGTAAAAATACATTCTCATTACCAAACGAAAGGTAACGGGGAACGTAAAATGTTCATCTGTCAAGAATGTGGTTCTTGTTTTGCTGAGACTTATGGTAGCGTAATCGCTGGCTTAGAAACCCCATTAAGTGAAATTGTAAAAGTATTAAAAGCCAGAATGGAAGGAATAGGATTAAATGCAGCAGCCCGAGTATTCGGCTACGCAAAAACAACAATATTGAATTGGGAAAAGAAATTATCAGGATTACAAGAGACATTATTTTTATACGCCTTAGTGAATGAATTTGTTAAATTAGTAATAGAAGGGGATGAACTATACACAAAAGTTGGAAAAAATAAAGAAGCAAGTGCCTCTGAGGGGTGGACAATCGTGCTCATGGACAGGGCTAGCCGCTTTATTTGGTATTTAAAATGTGGTAAAAAAGAGCAGAAATTATTTCTAGAAGCAATGATGACGGTAGCGGAATTATTTGAAAGGAGTGCAGAATCTCTCCAGTTATTTACAGATGGAGAAAAGCGATATAGTCAACTGCTATTTAATATTTGTCACGAAGTATTAAGGACTGGGAAGCGAGGTCGTCCCACCAAAGTATTACCGAAGGGTATGGTGGTAAGATTAAAAAATAAGAGTAGTAAACGTCGAGATTCTGAGGGTAAACTAGAGAAAGTAGAAACTCCGAAAACTGAACATCCTGAGACAACAGAAAAACCAGAAGACAAGGATGTTCATGCCAACCACGTTGAGGCATTTAATAGTTCTCTACGACGCTATTTAGCCGCCTTTCGTCGTCGAACAAATACTTATGCTAAATCTGTTGTGGGATTACAGCGAGTGCTAGATATTTTCTGGATGGTTCATAACTTTGTTCGCAGCCATTTTACGACGAAAAAAGTTCCTGCGGTAGCTCTCGGTATAATTCAAAAAGGGTTAACTTGGGAGGACTTACTCCAAATTCGCCTGATTTGTTGA
- a CDS encoding tetratricopeptide repeat protein, with amino-acid sequence MKVSESKRSRWVYGVLILMIAALILFSILPLATSIWQQNQAQSLGGSSSEELSRRLESQALGYQLVLEREPDNVNAWQGLLDTRLQQGDLTAAITPLEQLAQLQPDQVEYTLLLAQTKQQLQDDEGAANIYRNLLQNKPFDIRTLKGLSDLFLVQNKSQEAILTIQNAITQAIKVKANDPSEQTAAQLTSLQLLLGEIYLQQKRFDDAIALYDTASQINSEDFRPILSKALVLDQSGQKEAAEPLFQQALLLAPVQYKDTIKKMALGTLNHSASKSGTKATPNAPTVSTQP; translated from the coding sequence ATGAAAGTTTCTGAGTCTAAGCGGAGTCGCTGGGTCTATGGGGTCTTAATTCTCATGATTGCAGCTTTAATTCTTTTTTCGATCTTGCCCCTAGCAACGAGCATCTGGCAGCAAAATCAAGCTCAGTCTTTAGGGGGGAGTTCATCGGAGGAATTGAGTCGCCGTTTAGAAAGCCAAGCTTTGGGTTATCAATTGGTGTTAGAGCGAGAACCGGATAATGTCAATGCTTGGCAAGGATTACTGGATACTCGTTTACAACAGGGGGATCTAACCGCCGCGATCACGCCCCTGGAACAATTAGCCCAACTCCAACCCGATCAAGTGGAATACACCTTGTTGTTAGCCCAAACTAAGCAGCAACTTCAAGACGATGAAGGAGCCGCCAATATTTACCGTAATCTGTTGCAAAATAAACCCTTTGATATTCGGACGCTCAAAGGCCTGAGTGATCTATTTTTGGTTCAGAACAAGTCCCAAGAGGCAATTCTCACGATCCAAAATGCTATTACCCAAGCCATTAAAGTCAAGGCCAACGATCCTAGCGAACAGACGGCGGCCCAACTCACCTCTTTGCAACTACTGTTAGGCGAAATTTATCTCCAACAAAAGCGATTTGACGACGCGATCGCCCTCTACGATACCGCCAGCCAGATTAATTCAGAAGATTTTCGCCCAATTTTGTCCAAGGCCCTAGTGTTAGATCAAAGTGGTCAAAAAGAAGCAGCCGAACCCCTATTCCAACAAGCCCTTCTGCTTGCGCCGGTTCAATATAAGGACACTATCAAAAAAATGGCCCTAGGTACATTGAATCACTCAGCCTCAAAATCAGGCACGAAGGCAACTCCGAACGCACCAACCGTTTCCACCCAACCTTAA
- a CDS encoding ABC transporter permease gives MLGISLVIFTILTLAPGNPLGELATNPNLTEAVRENLRRSLGLDQPLPIRYFKWLTSLLQGDLGYSFTSRSPVSELIGQRLPTTLWVVGSAYVLSVAIAVPCGIIGALKRYSWLEQLLTTASLIGFSLPTFLTGLVLILLFSVQLHWFPFIYESTLEVNDLNSLGQQIQQSFLPILVLTLYQCAVLMRFVRSAVLEELPQDYIRTAYAKGLGSWGVIKNHLLRNALIPVVTLIALDIPTIFTGALVTEQVFRVPGIGALMIESIYRSDTPVVMAVTFIYAVLIVLFSILADVAYVLLDPRVTL, from the coding sequence TTGTTAGGGATTAGCCTCGTTATTTTTACGATTTTAACCCTTGCACCGGGTAATCCTCTGGGGGAATTAGCCACTAACCCGAATTTGACGGAAGCAGTACGAGAAAACCTGCGGCGTAGTCTTGGTCTAGATCAACCGTTACCGATTCGTTATTTTAAATGGTTAACGTCACTGCTACAGGGTGATTTAGGTTATTCCTTTACTAGTCGTAGTCCGGTGAGCGAGTTAATTGGCCAACGTTTACCGACAACGCTTTGGGTGGTTGGCTCGGCCTATGTGCTGAGTGTGGCGATCGCCGTTCCCTGTGGCATTATTGGGGCGTTAAAACGCTATAGTTGGCTGGAGCAACTTCTAACTACTGCGAGTTTAATTGGCTTTTCCTTACCCACTTTTCTGACAGGATTAGTATTGATTTTACTGTTTAGCGTGCAATTACATTGGTTTCCCTTTATTTATGAAAGCACCCTAGAAGTAAATGATCTGAATAGTTTAGGGCAACAAATTCAGCAATCTTTTTTGCCGATTCTAGTCCTAACCCTTTATCAATGTGCTGTCTTAATGCGGTTTGTCCGTTCTGCTGTTTTAGAAGAATTACCCCAGGATTATATTCGGACGGCCTATGCTAAGGGGCTAGGCTCCTGGGGGGTGATTAAAAATCATTTATTACGTAATGCCTTGATTCCCGTTGTTACCCTGATTGCCTTGGATATTCCGACAATTTTTACCGGAGCATTAGTCACAGAACAGGTTTTTCGAGTTCCTGGCATTGGAGCGTTAATGATTGAATCCATCTATCGCAGTGACACGCCGGTAGTGATGGCTGTAACTTTTATCTATGCGGTTTTAATTGTTCTATTTAGCATTTTGGCAGATGTGGCCTATGTTTTGTTAGACCCCAGAGTAACCTTATAA